A stretch of the Halictus rubicundus isolate RS-2024b chromosome 16, iyHalRubi1_principal, whole genome shotgun sequence genome encodes the following:
- the Mtr4 gene encoding exosome RNA helicase Mtr4, translating into MASFTADLFNVFEETEDVVEIIPPPVKQNVSKASLNETKTVESSGKREFDSTGNDHVEIAKKLKSDLMLDDLNIEELAARIKIHTIETIESCTHEVAVPPDYEYVPLENKPGKPAKEYKFVLDPFQKEAILCIENNQSVLVSAHTSAGKTVVAEYAIACSLKDKQRVIYTTPIKALSNQKYREFFEEFKDVGLLTGDVTINPTASVLIMTTEILRNMLYRGSEVMREVGWVIFDEIHYMRDKERGVVWEETLILLPDNVHYVFLSATIPNARQFVEWVAHLHKQPCHVVYTDYRPTPLQHYIFPVGGDGIHLVVDETGQFKEDNFNRAMACLQHGDAAKGDTKGRKGGMRGTNAGETNIFKMVKMIMERNFAPVIIFSFSKKDCEIYAMQMAKLDLNTLEEKKLVNEVFNNAMDVLNEEDRRLPQVENVLPLLRRGIGIHHGGLLPILKETVEILFSEGLIKALFATETFAMGLNMPARTVLFTASRKFDGKAFRWITSGEYIQMSGRAGRRGLDEKGIVILMIDEQVSPVIGKAIVQGKADPINSAFHLTYNMVLNLLRVEEINPEYMLERSFYQFQNQASIPDLYNKVKELQAAYNAVDIDKYNQISSYHDIREQLDRLTTEFRSYLTKPEYLLPFLQPGRLVKVKNENEMFDWGIIVNFKKKNPKNPTGKENTVIIIDILLHISKESSEGCPVPCHEGQEGEVEVVPVLHTLISQISSLRLYYPKDLRPSDNRKSVLKTIQEVKKRFPDGLPLLNPTTDMRIEDEAFKDIVKKIELLEERLYSHPLHKDSNVNRLYEQFLNKEDLGNQLKQAKSELKKAKSILQMDELKCRKRVLRRLAYCTASDVIELKGRVACELNGADELLMTEMIFNGLFNALSVPQMIALISCFVCDEKSNEMPKSTEELSGPLRQMQDLARRIAKVSTEANLELAEDAYVERFKPFLMDVVYAWSKGATFLQICKMTDIFEGSIIRCMRRLEEVLRQLCQAAKNIGNTDLENKFSEAIKLIKRDIVFASSLYL; encoded by the exons ATGGCTAGTTTTACCGCCGATCTGTTCAATGTTTTCGAAGAAACGGAAGATGTAGTGGAAATAATTCCACCACCGGTAAAACAAAATGTCTCGAAGGCGTCGTTGAATGAAAC AAAAACGGTGGAAAGCAGTGGGAAACGGGAATTCGATTCGACGGGGAACGATCATGTTGAAATTGCGAAGAAATTAAAGTCGGACCTCATGTTAGACGATCTAAA TATAGAAGAATTAGCTGCACGCATCAAAATCCATACTATAGAAACGATCGAATCCTGCACGCATGAAGTTGCAGTTCCACCCGATTACGAATATGTACCGTTGGAGAACAAACCAGGAAAACCAGCCAAAGAGTATAAATTCGTGCTGGATCCGTTTCAGAAGGAAGCGATACTGTGTATAGAAAACAATCAATCTGTTTTGGTATCTGCTCACACGTCGGCTGGTAAAACTGTTGTCGCAGA ATACGCTATAGCATGCTCGTTAAAAGACAAACAAAGAGTAATCTACACTACTCCCATAAAAGCACTGAGTAATCAAAAGTATAGGGAGTTCTTTGAAGAGTTCAAAGACGTTGGTTTGCTAACCGGAGATGTTACCATCAATCCAACAGCCAGTGTTTTAATTATGACTACAGAAATTTTGAGAAATATGCTTTACCGAGGATCAGAG GTAATGCGTGAAGTTGGATGGGTAATCTTTGACGAAATCCATTACATGCGTGACAAGGAAAGGGGTGTTGTCTGGGAAgaaacattaatattattacCGGACAATGTGCATTACGTTTTTCTTTCTGCTACTATACCGAATGCGCGACAGTTCGTTGAGTGGGTCGCGCATTTACATAAACAGCCTTGCCATGTTGTTTATACAGACTACAGACCAACTCCGTTACAACATTACATATTCCCCGTTGGCGGTGATGGGATTCATTTG GTGGTAGACGAGACCGGACAATTTAAAGAAGACAACTTCAACAGAGCGATGGCGTGTTTGCAACATGGTGACGCGGCTAAAGGGGACACGAAAGGCCGTAAAGGGGGTATGCGGGGTACAAACGCTGGAgagacaaatattttcaaaatggtCAAAATGATTATGGAAAGGAATTTTGCACCTGTAATTATCTTCAGTTTTTCGAAGAAAGACTGTGAGATTTACGCGATGCAAATGGCTAAATTGGATTTGAACACATTAGAAGAGAAAAAGCTGGTGAACGAGGTATTCAACAACGCCATGGATGTTCTGAACGAGGAAGACAGACGTTTACCGCAGGTTGAAAATGTTTTGCCACTGTTGAGGCGTGGAATAGGGATTCATCACGGTGGACTTTTACCTATACTGAAAGAAACTGTGGAGATACTGTTCAGCGAAGGTCTGATAAAGGCGCTTTTCGCAACAGAAACGTTCGCGATGGGATTGAACATGCCAGCGCGAACAGTGTTGTTCACTGCGTCGCGAAAATTCGACGGTAAAGCTTTCCGTTGGATCACTTCCGGAGAGTATATACAAATGTCTGGTCGAGCTGGTAGAAGAGGTTTGGACGAGAAAGGCATAGTAATATTGATGATCGACGAACAAGTTAGCCCTGTTATCGGCAAAGCGATTGTACAAGGAAAAGCTGACCCCATCAATTCTGCGTTTCATTTAACTTACAACATGGTTCTAAACCTTTTACGAGTCGAAGAAATCAATCCGGAATATATGCTTGAGAGGAGCTTTTATCAGTTTCAGAATCAAGCCTCTATCCCCGACTTGTACAATA AGGTAAAGGAATTACAAGCGGCATATAACGCAGTGGATATTGATAAATATAATCAGATATCGTCTTACCATGACATACGTGAACAACTCGACCGTCTTACTACCGAATTCCGATCTTACTTGACAAAGCCGGAGTACTTGCTACCCTTCCTGCAACCTGGAAGGCTAGTGAAA GTaaagaatgaaaatgaaatgttcgATTGGGGTATTATAGTGaatttcaaaaagaaaaacCCAAAGAATCCAACGGGAAAGGAGAACACGGTCATTATCATTGATATTTTACTGCACATTTCTAAAGAGTCCAGCGAAGGCTGTCCAGTACCCTGCCACGAAGGCCAAGAAGGTGAAGTGGAAGTGGTACCTGTACTGCACACGTTAATTTCTCAAATAAGTTCTCTCCGGCTGTATTATCCAAAAGATTTAAGACCGTCAGACAACAGAAAGAGCGTACTAAAGACGATACAAGAAGTGAAAAAAAGATTTCCCGACGGACTACCACTCCTGAATCCCACTACAGATATGCGTATAGAAGACGAGGCATTTAAAGATATCGTTAAAAAAATCGAACTACTTGAAGAGAGACTGTACTCGCATCCCTTGCACAAG GATTCGAATGTAAATAGATTATACGAACAATTCTTAAACAAAGAGGATTTAGGTAATCAATTGAAGCAAGCCAAATCGGAACTGAAAAAAGCCAAATCGATACTTCAAATGGACGAATTGAAATGTAGAAAAAGGGTATTAAGAAGGTTGGCCTACTGTACAGCATCCGATGTTATAGAATTAAAGGGCAGAGTGGCTTGCGAACTGAACGGGGCCGATGAATTGTTAATGACCGAGATGATATTTAATGGATTGTTTAATGCGTTGAGCGTACCACAAATGATAGCGTTGATCAGTTGTTTCGTTTGTGACGAGAAGTCGAACGAAATGCCAAAGTCTACCGAGGAATTAAGTGGTCCGCTTCGACAAATGCAAGATTTGGCTCGAAGAATAGCAAAAGTATCTACAGAAGCTAATTTAGAGTTAGCCGAAGATGCGTACGTGGAAAGGTTCAAGCCCTTTCTCATGGATGTGGTATATGCTTGGAGTAAAGGGGCGACGTTTTTACAAATTTGTAAAATGACAGATATATTTGAAG GTTCAATTATACGATGTATGCGGCGTTTAGAGGAAGTTCTTAGGCAATTGTGTCAAGCAgcaaaaaatattggaaatacgGACTTAGAGAATAAATTCAGCGAAGCAATTAAACTTATAAAACGTGATATTGTCTTCGCCTCATCtttgtatttataa
- the Casp gene encoding fas associated factor casp isoform X1, with amino-acid sequence MAGTRDEILADFQACTGIDDVGHAIKYLEESSWDLLAAVNQAMPSGTQQLPSEMSPDIEMIEEIERMPHSSSSSSSQTVNDTENVVKVDVVENSKPGTSKYKNYARARTLTFCVNYLSHVYIINISESSSVKDLRQLIWEQTKVPHCQQRLRGWKKAPVSLSTPLHSLDLPKENTLYMFTSPDFMTDDDKSKCTERMIQTYTLNITDETHKKTYNLKYSGSNTVLDVKSGIDALINVPIRNQQWKGWPSTVKNDSIMLAQTGISYPEHDLSVTELPSKEEKKEVIDLVESDSSLEEAYDVEDSFNVDDDIFIDIKTTTKIQRLMPDNVMDETVGTLHFAEEFEKRYGQAHPEFFTGKFKDAVKESCLKPAKERKLLAVYLHHDNSILANVFCAQLLGFETVLQVLSANFIVWGWDITSESNKQRFLLSVKETLGSVAALAMKNIEVDTLPVLVIIMRSRSNTEIFTTVHGNVGVSDLLTNLIHAVDVFQEYRRADIDVEEERQARERVKQEQDRAYQESLAADRAKEKAKEQKKMEEELEKRRKEEAENEKLVEEARKEAHRRALEDNLPPEPQQAVGDGVLKVKVWLPAGKYLERRFQSDTPLQTLLNFLIVEGYPTEEYKVLCSWPRRDLTSMDSQLTLMDLKFCPQETVILEER; translated from the exons ATGGCTGGAACACGAGACGAGATTTTGGCTGATTTTCAG gcTTGTACTGGAATCGACGATGTCGGACATGCCATTAAATATTTAGAGGAGTCAAGTTGGGATTTATTG GCAGCAGTAAATCAAGCCATGCCCAGCGGTACGCAACAATTACCCTCTGAAATGAGTCCTGATATagaaatgatagaggaaattGAAAGAATGCCACATTcatcttcttcgtcgtcgtcgcaaACTGTTAACGATACAGAGAATGTCGTGAAAGTGGATGTtgtagaaaattcaaaacctgggacaagtaaatataaaaattatgcaAGAGCAAGAACACTCACATTCTGTGTTAATTACCTTAGTCatgtttatataataaatatatccgAGTCTTCTTCTGTGA AGGATCTGAGGCAGCTTATATGGGAACAGACAAAGGTTCCACATTGTCAGCAACGTCTTCGTGGATGGAAAAAAGCACCTGTGTCGCTTTCAACGCCATTACACTCGTTAGACTTGCCAAAAGAGAATACCTTATACATGTTTACTTCGCCAGATTTTATGACCGACGA CGATAAATCGAAATGTACGGAGCGTATGATTCAAACATACACCTTGAATATCACAGACGAAACACATAAGAAAACatacaatttaaaatatagTGGCTCGAACACAGTCTTGGACGTAAAGTCTGGTATTGATGCATTGATAAATGTTCCTATTCGAAATCAACAATGGAAAGGCTGGCCAAGTACAGTGAAAAATGATAGCATAATGTTAGCACAAACTGGAATCTCTTATCCAGAGCATGATCTTTCCGTTACCGAGCTACCatcgaaagaagagaaaaag GAAGTTATAGACTTGGTTGAAAGCGATAGTTCTTTAGAGGAAGCATACGACGTAGAGGATTCGTTCAACGTTGACGACGATATTTTCATAGATATTAAAACCACTACTAAAATACAACGTCTTA TGCCAGATAATGTTATGGACGAGACCGTGGGAACGCTGCATTTTGCCGAGGAATTCGAGAAACGATACGGACAAGCGCATCCAGAATTTTTTACCGGCAAATTCAAGGACGCAGTTAAAGAGTCATGTTTAAAGCCAGCAAAAGAG AGAAAATTGTTAGCTGTTTATTTACATCACGATAACAGTATACTAGCGAACGTATTTTGCGCACAATTATTAGGCTTCGAAACAGTACTGCAAGTATTGTCCGCAAATTTCATTGTATGGGGCTGGGATATTACTTCCGAGTCTAATAAGCAGAG GTTTCTTTTATCAGTAAAAGAGACGCTAGGATCAGTTGCAGCATTAGCTATGAAGAATATAGAAGTTGATACATTACCCGTTCTTGTAATTATAATGAGAAGCAGATCGAACACGGAAATATTCACGACAGTCCATGGCAATGTGGGAGTCAGTGATCTGCTGACCAACTTAATTCACGCTGTAGATGTATTTCAG GAATACAGGCGCGCTGATATCGATGTCGAAGAAGAGAGACAAGCTAGAGAAAGAGTCAAGCAAGAACAAGACAGAGCTTATCAAGAAAGTTTAGCTGCGGATAG AGCAAAAGAGAAAGCGAAAGAACAGAAGAAAATGGAAGAAGAGTTGGAAAAGAGACGAAAAGAGGAAGCAGAAAATGAAAAGTTGGTCGAAGAAGCAAGAAAAGAAGCTCATAGACGAGCCCTAGAAGACAATCTTCCTCCGGAACCACAACAAGCAGTAGGAGACGGTGTACTGAAAGTTAAAGTGTGGCTGCCAGCAGGGAAATATCTGGAGCGCAGATTTCAGTCGGACACACCGCTTCAAACGCTTCTTAATTTTCTCATCGTGGAGGGCTATCCTACGGAAGAGTACAAGGTCCTATGTAGTTGGCCTCGAAGGGAT tTAACATCCATGGATTCGCAACTTACTCTTATGGACCTAAAATTCTGTCCTCAAGAAACGGTAATTCTAGAAGAACGATAA
- the Casp gene encoding fas associated factor casp isoform X2, translated as MAGTRDEILADFQACTGIDDVGHAIKYLEESSWDLLAAVNQAMPSGTQQLPSEMSPDIEMIEEIERMPHSSSSSSSQTVNDTENVVKVDVVENSKPGTSKYKNYARARTLTFCVNYLSHVYIINISESSSVKDLRQLIWEQTKVPHCQQRLRGWKKAPVSLSTPLHSLDLPKENTLYMFTSPDFMTDDDKSKCTERMIQTYTLNITDETHKKTYNLKYSGSNTVLDVKSGIDALINVPIRNQQWKGWPSTVKNDSIMLAQTGISYPEHDLSVTELPSKEEKKEVIDLVESDSSLEEAYDVEDSFNVDDDIFIDIKTTTKIQRLMPDNVMDETVGTLHFAEEFEKRYGQAHPEFFTGKFKDAVKESCLKPAKERKLLAVYLHHDNSILANVFCAQLLGFETVLQVLSANFIVWGWDITSESNKQRFLLSVKETLGSVAALAMKNIEVDTLPVLVIIMRSRSNTEIFTTVHGNVGVSDLLTNLIHAVDVFQEYRRADIDVEEERQARERVKQEQDRAYQESLAADRAKEKAKEQKKMEEELEKRRKEEAENEKLVEEARKEAHRRALEDNLPPEPQQAVGDGVLKVKVWLPAGKYLERRFQSDTPLQTLLNFLIVEGYPTEEYKVLCSWPRRDVSR; from the exons ATGGCTGGAACACGAGACGAGATTTTGGCTGATTTTCAG gcTTGTACTGGAATCGACGATGTCGGACATGCCATTAAATATTTAGAGGAGTCAAGTTGGGATTTATTG GCAGCAGTAAATCAAGCCATGCCCAGCGGTACGCAACAATTACCCTCTGAAATGAGTCCTGATATagaaatgatagaggaaattGAAAGAATGCCACATTcatcttcttcgtcgtcgtcgcaaACTGTTAACGATACAGAGAATGTCGTGAAAGTGGATGTtgtagaaaattcaaaacctgggacaagtaaatataaaaattatgcaAGAGCAAGAACACTCACATTCTGTGTTAATTACCTTAGTCatgtttatataataaatatatccgAGTCTTCTTCTGTGA AGGATCTGAGGCAGCTTATATGGGAACAGACAAAGGTTCCACATTGTCAGCAACGTCTTCGTGGATGGAAAAAAGCACCTGTGTCGCTTTCAACGCCATTACACTCGTTAGACTTGCCAAAAGAGAATACCTTATACATGTTTACTTCGCCAGATTTTATGACCGACGA CGATAAATCGAAATGTACGGAGCGTATGATTCAAACATACACCTTGAATATCACAGACGAAACACATAAGAAAACatacaatttaaaatatagTGGCTCGAACACAGTCTTGGACGTAAAGTCTGGTATTGATGCATTGATAAATGTTCCTATTCGAAATCAACAATGGAAAGGCTGGCCAAGTACAGTGAAAAATGATAGCATAATGTTAGCACAAACTGGAATCTCTTATCCAGAGCATGATCTTTCCGTTACCGAGCTACCatcgaaagaagagaaaaag GAAGTTATAGACTTGGTTGAAAGCGATAGTTCTTTAGAGGAAGCATACGACGTAGAGGATTCGTTCAACGTTGACGACGATATTTTCATAGATATTAAAACCACTACTAAAATACAACGTCTTA TGCCAGATAATGTTATGGACGAGACCGTGGGAACGCTGCATTTTGCCGAGGAATTCGAGAAACGATACGGACAAGCGCATCCAGAATTTTTTACCGGCAAATTCAAGGACGCAGTTAAAGAGTCATGTTTAAAGCCAGCAAAAGAG AGAAAATTGTTAGCTGTTTATTTACATCACGATAACAGTATACTAGCGAACGTATTTTGCGCACAATTATTAGGCTTCGAAACAGTACTGCAAGTATTGTCCGCAAATTTCATTGTATGGGGCTGGGATATTACTTCCGAGTCTAATAAGCAGAG GTTTCTTTTATCAGTAAAAGAGACGCTAGGATCAGTTGCAGCATTAGCTATGAAGAATATAGAAGTTGATACATTACCCGTTCTTGTAATTATAATGAGAAGCAGATCGAACACGGAAATATTCACGACAGTCCATGGCAATGTGGGAGTCAGTGATCTGCTGACCAACTTAATTCACGCTGTAGATGTATTTCAG GAATACAGGCGCGCTGATATCGATGTCGAAGAAGAGAGACAAGCTAGAGAAAGAGTCAAGCAAGAACAAGACAGAGCTTATCAAGAAAGTTTAGCTGCGGATAG AGCAAAAGAGAAAGCGAAAGAACAGAAGAAAATGGAAGAAGAGTTGGAAAAGAGACGAAAAGAGGAAGCAGAAAATGAAAAGTTGGTCGAAGAAGCAAGAAAAGAAGCTCATAGACGAGCCCTAGAAGACAATCTTCCTCCGGAACCACAACAAGCAGTAGGAGACGGTGTACTGAAAGTTAAAGTGTGGCTGCCAGCAGGGAAATATCTGGAGCGCAGATTTCAGTCGGACACACCGCTTCAAACGCTTCTTAATTTTCTCATCGTGGAGGGCTATCCTACGGAAGAGTACAAGGTCCTATGTAGTTGGCCTCGAAGGGATGTAAGTAGATGA
- the Ubce2m gene encoding NEDD8-conjugating enzyme UbcE2M, with product MIKLFSLKQAKKDGESPKPGTQKKASAAQLRITKDINELNLPKTCGTEFPDPDDLLSFKLIICPDEGFYRGGRFVFGFKVGPNYPHEPPKVKCETQVYHPNIDLDGNVCLNILREDWKPVLTINSIVYGLQYLFLEPNPEDPLNKDAAEVLQNNRRAFEQNVAKAMRGGYIGSFYFERCLK from the exons ATGATTAAATTATTCTCGTTAAAACAGGCGAAAAAGGATGGAGAGTCACCGAAACCTGGCACCCAGAAGAAGGCATCTGCAGCACAACTCAGAATTACAAAAG ATATAAATGAACTAAACTTGCCAAAAACATGTGGAACGGAGTTTCCTGATCCTGACGACCTTCTTAGTTTTAAACTAATTATTTGTCCAGACGAG gGATTTTACAGGGGTGGTAGATTCGTTTTCGGTTTTAAAGTTGGACCAAACTATCCACACGAGCCACCCAAAGTCAAGTGTGAAACACAAGTTTATCATCCGAATATCGATCTGGATGGCAATGTGTGTTTAAATATCTTAAGAGAAGATTGGAAACCAGTTCTCACCATTAACTCTATCGTCTATGGACTACAATATCTCTTTTTG GAACCTAATCCGGAAGATCCACTAAACAAAGATGCTGCAGAGGTTCTACAAAACAATAGGAGAGCGTTTGAGCAGAATGTAGCGAAAGCAATGAGAGGCGGGTATATCGGTTCGTTTTACTTTGAACGATGTCTGAAGTGA
- the Msk gene encoding importin-7 msk has translation MDVRKVTELLRATIDPAQQKQAEEQLNQIHKIIGFAPTLLQVVMTAEEMPVRQAGVIYLKNLITKYWADRESDNGPVEFSIHEQDRAMIRDAIVDALVHAPELIRVQLAVCVNNIVKHDFPGRWTQIVDKITIYLQNSDASCWPGVLLALYQLVKNFEYKKAEERGPLNEAMNLLFPMIYQLILRLLPDSSEQSVLLQQQILKIFFALTQYTLPLDLISKEVFSQWMDVVRQVADRPVPPETNNPDFDDDERADLPWWKCKKWALHILYKMFERYGSPRHVTKEYKEFSEWYLRTFSGGILEVLLKILDQYRRNIYVSPRVIQQSINYINQGVSHAYSWKFLKPHMFEIIRDVLFPILSYSAADEELWNNNPHEYIRVKFDIFEDFVSPVNAAQTLLRSACKMRKGMLQQTMRFCMEVLTSPNADPRQKDGALHMVGSLANVLLKKKVYKEQMDKMLLQYVFPEFNSSHGHMRARACWVLHYFSEIKFKQEQILVEAIRLTTNALLRDQDLPVKVEAAIALQMLLSAQDKAQKYIEPLIKPITLELLNIVRETENDDLTTVIQKIVSTYSNQLMPIAVQMCQHLAATFSQVLETDEGSDEKAITAMGLLNTIETLLGAMITEPQIMTQLRPIVLQVIAHIFGESVMDFYEEAFSLVYDLTSQSISSDMWKVLELMYQLFQKDAFEYFIDMMPALHNYITVDTPAFLSNENHVLAMFNMCKAVLTGDAGEDPECHAAKLLEVIILQCKGHIDQCIPSLVQLVLERLMREVKTSELRTMCLQVVIAALYYNPALCLETMDRLQGNFGQSTEPIASHFIKQWIHDTDCFLGLHDRKLCVLGLCTLINMGPARPAAVNECAQQIIPSLILLFDGLKRAYAAKVSDMDDDENDDDDSDLDEEVLSSDEDEIDDDSQEYLEKLQDRITRSSTQHGFNVSSSIQDGHGDHGSDDDGDDSEYDANEETPLECYVTPLDSEDTNQDEYIVFKEVMQNIERADTVWYRGLTDHLTSEQQKALQEIILLADQRKAALESKRIEQSGGYAFHSQTVPTSFNFGGAPLTR, from the exons ATGGATGTACGAAAAGTGACAGAATTGCTTCGTGCCACGATCGACCCAGCGCAACAAAAACAAGCCGAAGAGCAACTAAATCAG ATTCACAAAATTATTGGTTTTGCACCAACACTACTCCAAGTGGTAATGACTGCAGAGGAAATGCCTGTTCGACAAGCTg GTGTTATatacttgaaaaatttaattacaaaatattggGCTGACAGAGAAAGCGACAATGGTCCTGTGGAGTTTAGCATTCATGAAcaagatagagctatgattcgTGATGCGATAGTTGATGCTCTTGTGCATGCTCCAGAACTCATCAG AGTGCAATTGGCAGTTTGTGTCAATAATATAGTGAAACATGATTTTCCTGGAAGATGGACACAAATAGTGGACAAAATTACAATATATTTACAGAATTCAGATGCTTCCTGCTGGCCAGGTGTCCTATTAGCGCTGTATCAACTTGTTAAAAATTTTGA GTATAAGAAAGCAGAAGAAAGGGGGCCGCTGAACGAAGCAATGAATCTCTTGTTCCCCATGatttatcaattaatattacgaCTTCTGCCAGATTCTTCGGAACAGTCAGTTTTACTTCAACAACAAATTTTAAAGATATTTTTTGCTCTTACACAG TACACGCTTCCTCTCGATTTGATCTCGAAAGAAGTTTTCTCGCAATGGATGGACGTGGTGCGACAAGTGGCAGACAGGCCAGTTCCGCCCGAAACGAATAATCCAGACTTCGATGACGATGAACGGGCAGACTTGCCATGGTGGAAGTGTAAAAAATGGGCGcttcatattctttacaaaatgTTCGAGAGATATGGCAGTCCTAGGCATGTAACCAAAGAATACAAGGAGTTTTCTGAGTGGTACCTGAGAACATTCAGTGGAGGTATACTCGAAGTTCTTTTGAAGATTTTGGACCAATATCGGAGAAACATATACGTATCACCGAGAGTGATTCAACAATCAATCAACTACATTAATCAAGG AGTGAGTCATGCATATTCGTGGAAGTTCTTGAAACCACACATGTTTGAGATTATTCGCGATGTACTCTTTCCAATCCTTTCATATTCTGCCGCAGACGAGGAGCTTTGGAATAACAATCCGCATGAATATATTAGAGTGAAATTCG ATATCTTTGAAGATTTTGTATCCCCGGTAAACGCAGCACAGACTCTACTACGCTCTGCTTGCAAGATGCGTAAGGGTATGCTTCAACAAACCATGCGATTCTGCATGGAAGTCTTAACTAGTCCGAATGCAGATCCCAGACAAAAGGACGGCGCGTTGCACATG GTCGGAAGTTTAGCGAATGTATTATTAAAGAAGAAGGTCTACAAAGAACAGATGGATAAAATGTTGTTACAATATGTGTTTCCTGAATTCAATAGTTCTCACGGGCATATGAGAGCAAGG GCATGTTGGGTGTTGCACTACTTctccgaaataaaattcaagcAAGAGCAAATATTAGTCGAGGCAATTCGATTGACGACGAACGCTCTTTTAAGGGACCAAGATCTACCGGTTAAGGTGGAGGCTGCTATCGCCTTGCAAATGCTGCTCTCCGCTCAAGATAAAgcacaaaaatatatagaaccCTTGATCAAACCAATCACTCTTGAATTATTAAATATCGTACGTGAGACGGAGAACGATGATTTAACGACTGTTATTCAGAAAATTGTTTCTACGTATTCGAATCAGCTTATGCCGATCGCTGTACAAATGTGCCAGCATTTA GCTGCGACATTTAGCCAAGTGCTTGAAACTGACGAAGGCAGCGACGAGAAAGCCATAACTGCCATGGGATTGTTAAATACAATAGAAACCTTGTTGGGTGCAATGATTACTGAGCCACAAATTATGACACAGTTGCGGCCTATAGTGCTTCAGGTTATTGCACATATTTTTGGAGAGAGCGTCATGG ACTTCTACGAAGAAGCATTCTCTTTGGTTTATGACTTGACCAGCCAGTCGATTTCTAGCGATATGTGGAAAGTCTTAGAATTGATGTACCAACTGTTCCAGAAGGATGCGTTCGAATATTTTATCGATATGATGCCTGCTCTTCACAATTACATCACAGTGGACACTCCAGCTTTTCTTTCTAACGAGAACCACGTGCTGGCCATGTTTAATATGTGCAAAGCT GTGTTGACTGGAGATGCTGGAGAGGACCCAGAATGCCATGCTGCCAAATTGTTAGAAGTTATAATTCTTCAATGTAAAGGCCACATTGATCAG tgtATACCATCTCTTGTCCAATTGGTACTGGAACGTTTGATGCGCGAGGTGAAGACCTCCGAATTAAGAACAATGTGCTTACAAGTAGTAATCGCAGCTCTTTATTATAACCCAGCGTTGTGCCTCGAAACAATGGACAGACTGCAAGGAAACTTCGGACAGTCGACAGAACCAATTGCGTCTCACTTTATTAAACAATGGATACACGATACTGACTGTTTCCTAGG ATTGCATGACAGAAAACTCTGTGTTCTTGGACTGTGCACGTTAATTAATATGGGCCCAGCAAGGCCCGCAGCAGTGAACGAATGCGCTCAACAAATTATACCGTCATTAATTCTACTTTTTGATGGTTTGAAGAGGGCTTATGCGGCTAAAGTGTCCGACATGGATGACGATGAAAACGATGACGACGATAGTGATCTTGATGAag AGGTATTATCATCGGACGAAGATGAAATTGATGATGATAGCCAAGAATATTTGGAGAAGCTTCAAGATAGGATCACGAGGTCATCTACGCAGCATGGTTTCAATGTGTCGTCCTCGATTCAAGACGGTCATGGTGATCATGGATCGGACGATGATGGCGACGATTCGGAGTACGATGCCAATGAGGAAACCCCTCTCGAGTGCTACGTCACGCCTTTGGATTCGGAGGATACGAACCAAGACGAATACATTGTTTTCAAAGAAGTTATGCAAA ATATTGAAAGAGCAGACACAGTTTGGTACAGGGGATTGACCGATCACTTGACTTCGGAACAGCAAAAGGCATTACAGGAAATTATTCTCCTCGCGGATCAGCGTAAAGCAGCTTTGGAAAGTAAAAGAATTGAACAGAGTGGTG GATACGCCTTCCACTCGCAGACTGTACCCACATCGTTTAACTTCGGCGGAGCGCCTCTGACTCGATAA